The following are encoded together in the Glycine soja cultivar W05 chromosome 5, ASM419377v2, whole genome shotgun sequence genome:
- the LOC114411149 gene encoding uncharacterized protein LOC114411149 — MIRTRGLGRAFARVIGKGMGRQDEHHANDVPRQHRPMVSAHRQRVHVVVAEDVPHMTEDVPHMTVDVATPGVEGLAGDGAEGSPADDAEGFPGGPRDSSERPKLKLVSHGRKVEKFGRPTPEIEGLVTAIGLTPLIGCLVVTGDPGVISAFVESWHKETSTFHLPVGELTITLDDVASLLHLSITSAFHSFEPLPMNEAVMLLMELLEVSGEEARAETSATHVHVVHLEAFQDLGQSGGYAWGAVVLVYMYDQLNEASQTTTRQIAGYRLYYSVHDCVTDDGYDETSPRTSRWLTTKAHMKGVIGALYRTRLDALTIADDGCEGCEAITERLKRVLNLRMVTEGINLHQIMEDCLRITRGDTSDGNVRAR, encoded by the exons atgATTAGAACtagaggtttaggtcgtgccttTGCTAGGGTTATAGGAAAAGGCATGGGTAGACAGGATGAGCATCATGCAAATGATGTTCCCCGACAGCATAGGCCTATGGTATCCGCCCATAGGCAACGGGTacatgttgttgttgctgaggatgTTCCTCATATGACTGAGGATGTTCCTCATATGACTGTGGACGTAGCTACGCCTGGTGTAGAAGGCTTAGCTGGTGATGGTGCTGAGGGGTCACCTGCTGATGATGCTGAGGGATTCCCAGGTGGACCACGTGACTCATCA GAACGTCCTAAGTTGAAGTTGGTCTCCCACGGAAGAAAGGTTGAGAAATTTGGGAGGCCAACGCCTGAGATTGAAGGGCTAGTCACTGCCATAGGATTAACTCCTTTGATCGGGTGTTTAGTAGTCACAGGTGATCCGGGAGTTATATCCGCTTTTGTCGAGAGCTGGCACAAGgagactagcaccttccaccttccagtAGGAGAGCTGACCATCACACTAGATGATGTTGCATCACTCCTCCATCTGTCGATCACAAGCGCCTTTCACAGCTTTGAGCCTCTACCTATGAACGAGGCGGTCATGTTGTTGATGGAATTGCTTGAGGTCTCCGGTGAGGAGGCTAGAGCTGAGACG agtgcaacacatGTTCATGTAGTGCATCTGGAGGCTTTTCAAGACTTGGGTCAGAGTGGGGGCTATGCTTGGGGAGCTGTCGTGCTGGTGTATATGTATGACCAGTTAAATGAAGCTTCTCAGACCACTACACGACAGATTGCTGGGTACCGACTTTATTACAG TGTGCATGACTGTGTCACTGATGATGGCTACGACGAGACATCCCCACGTACCTCTCGGTGGCTTACTACGAAGGCTCATATGAAGGGAGTAATAGGAGCGTTGTACCGGACACGTTTAGATGCTTTGACGATTGCTGAC GATGGTTGTGAAGGTTGCGAAGCGATCACAGAAAGGTTGAAGCGTGTGCTCAACCTAAGGATGGTCACTGAAGGCATAAACTTACATCAGATCATGGAAGATTGCCTTAGGATCACTAGGGGTGACACCTCAGATGGAAATGTTAGGGCGCGATGA
- the LOC114412333 gene encoding UDP-N-acetylglucosamine transferase subunit ALG13 homolog: MGNDDMTERVVFVTVGTTCFDALVRAIDSDNVKKALFAKGYTHLLIQMGRGSYLPTKSEGDDCSLAVDYFTFSSSIADHLRSASLVISHAGSGSIFETLRLGKPLVVVVNQDLMDNHQSELAEELADRKHLYCASPQTLHQTIADMDLSSLLPYSPGDATPVAKHINRFLGFPDD; this comes from the exons ATGGGGAACGATGACATGACAGAGAGAGTAGTTTTCGTGACCGTAGGGACAACGTGCTTCGATGCTCTCGTCAGAGCCATCGATTCCGACAACGTTAAAAAGGCCTTGTTTGCAAAAGGGTACACTCACCTTCTCATTCAAATGGGTCGTGGATCCTATCTTCCTACTAAG TCTGAAGGAGATGATTGTTCGTTGGCTGTAGACTACTTCACTTTTTCTTCCAGTATTGCAGACCATCTCAGATCAGCTTCTCTAGTCATTAGCCACGCAG GATCAGGTAGCATATTTGAGACCTTGCGGCTGGGCAAACCTTTAGTTGTGGTTGTAAATCAAGATTTGATGGATAATCATCAGAGTGAGCTGGCTGAAGAGCTTGCTGATAGAAAACATCTGTATTGTGCTAGTCCTCAAACACTCCATCAAACTATAGCGGACATGGATTTAAGTTCTCTCCTTCCTTACTCCCCAGGTGATGCTACACCAGTGGCCAAGCATATAAACAGATTCCTTGGTTTTCCTGATGATTGA
- the LOC114411151 gene encoding uncharacterized protein LOC114411151, whose translation MEFLEHKQRNMTVAEYAAKFEEPVRYFTHYQGRDGESSKCVKFLNNLQPEVKQATNYQGVREFPLLVNMCRIWDEDSRDRATYYRSMGLMKNKKNGPQHRGKQYSTPPKYYGNCPNNQRTVVMGLLGGSGSKPTTFSTQVTYYKCGKPGHISSNCANRDMTCFNCRQKGHFQRDCPYPKKEQNDGGLNDQIGHLKAKGRVFTLNGDKALKSKDLIQDKCFISGIPLLVLFDSGATHSFMSYSCVEKLKLYVSSLNKDLVVETLTSGFVLT comes from the coding sequence atggAGTTCCTAGAGCACAAGCAGAGGAACATGACTGTGGCTGAATATGCAGCCAAGTTTGAGGAGCCGGTGAGGTACTTTACCCATTATCAAGGGAGAGATGGAGAAAGTTCAAAATGTGTGAAGTTTCTGAACAACTTGCAACCGGAGGTGAAGCAAGCTACGAATTACCAAGGTGTTCGTGAGTTTCCACTTTTGGTGAACATGTGCCGGATTTGGGATGAAGACTCCCGAGATAGGGCGACCTATTATAGGAGTATGGGCCTaatgaagaacaaaaagaatggaCCTCAACATCGGGGAAAACAATACTCGACCCCTCCTAAATATTATGGTAATTGCCCCAACAATCAGAGGACTGTTGTTATGGGTTTGCTTGGGGGTAGTGGTAGCAAACCCACTACTTTCTCAACTCAGGTCACTTATTACAAGTGTGGTAAGCCAGGGCACATCTCCTCAAATTGTGCCAATAGAGACATGACCTGTTTCAACTGCAGACAGAAGGGGCATTTTCAGAGAGATTGCCCATATCCCAAGAAGGAGCAAAATGATGGGGGTTTGAATGACCAAATTGGACATCTGAAGGCCAAGGGAAGGGTCTTTACTCTTAATGGTGACAAAGCTTTGAAATCCAAAGATCTAATCCAAGATAAATGTTTCATAAGTGGGATTCCCTTACTTGTGCTATTTGATTCCGGTGCGACCCATTCATTTATGTCTTATTCATGTGTAGAAAAACTTAAGCTTTATGtgtcttctttaaataaagattTGGTGGTAGAGACCCTAACTAGTGGTTTTGTGTTAACTtaa